In one window of Bifidobacterium crudilactis DNA:
- the bglX gene encoding beta-glucosidase BglX, which produces MEQSQLTDLLGQMTLDEKIGQLLQITGDFYSDKAEERTGPMTQLGLDEDDLANAGTVLGVTGAEECRKIQTAYMKRNRLHIPTLFMGDVIHGFRTIFPIPLGLASSWDESAAETMARVSAHEASVSGLFVTFSPMVDLVRDARWGRVMESTGEDPYLNGKLAAAMVHGYQGDDLLADTTRVAACVKHFAAYGAAVAGRDYNTVDMSERQLRDMYLPGYKTAIDAGAKLVMTSFNTVDGVPASGNRHLFRDILRREWGFDGVVISDFGAVKEMISHGVAADERDAAKLAIKAGVDIEMMTVCYLRHLKDLIVSGEVPEQVLDESVMRILELKNDLGLFENPLRGADAEAERTVVMSKQHRDAARRVAEESMVLLKNDDATLPLDASRKIALLGPAAKSTDLLGAWSWKGQEDDVAALDVSLREAGIQVSTVDGDFDYLQPSDQAVEEAVRVAKDADVVVLALGEPSYMSGEASSRSDIRLPQAQLDLFKAVAAVNDRIIVTLFNGRPLDLSDIQSAKAIVEAWFPGTEGGRALADVLTGAVNPSAKLTMSFPVSVGQVPIYYNVDNTGRPYENDPEGKYVSKYLDVSNYAAYPFGFGLSYSKFEYGEVKVEDHEFDADNPLKVSVELRNVSEREGTEIVQCYVHDLVGEVVRPIKQLKGYERVTLAAGESRTVTFTITEEDVRYVHADYELDSDPGDFDVMVGPNSRDLSKAVRVHLF; this is translated from the coding sequence ATGGAACAATCACAACTGACAGACCTGCTTGGTCAGATGACGCTCGATGAAAAGATCGGGCAGCTGCTGCAGATCACCGGAGATTTTTACTCAGACAAGGCCGAAGAGCGTACCGGCCCGATGACGCAGTTGGGACTTGACGAAGACGATCTGGCCAATGCCGGTACGGTGCTCGGAGTCACAGGAGCCGAAGAATGCCGCAAAATCCAGACCGCCTATATGAAGCGCAACCGTCTGCATATTCCCACGCTGTTCATGGGTGATGTGATTCACGGATTCCGCACCATCTTCCCGATTCCGCTGGGTTTGGCCTCATCCTGGGACGAAAGCGCCGCAGAAACGATGGCACGGGTCTCCGCGCACGAAGCCTCGGTTTCAGGACTCTTCGTGACCTTTTCCCCGATGGTCGATCTCGTTCGCGACGCCCGTTGGGGGCGCGTGATGGAATCCACGGGTGAGGACCCGTATCTCAACGGCAAGCTGGCAGCGGCGATGGTCCATGGATATCAGGGTGACGATCTGCTCGCAGACACCACCCGTGTTGCGGCATGCGTCAAGCATTTCGCCGCATATGGCGCCGCCGTCGCCGGACGCGACTACAACACCGTGGATATGTCGGAACGGCAGTTGCGGGACATGTACCTGCCCGGATACAAAACTGCCATCGACGCCGGCGCCAAGCTGGTGATGACCTCCTTCAACACCGTCGACGGTGTACCGGCCTCGGGCAACCGTCATCTCTTCCGCGACATCCTGCGGCGTGAATGGGGATTCGATGGCGTGGTGATTTCCGACTTCGGTGCGGTCAAGGAGATGATCTCGCACGGTGTCGCCGCCGATGAGCGCGATGCGGCGAAGCTCGCCATCAAGGCCGGTGTGGATATCGAGATGATGACGGTCTGCTACCTGCGTCATCTGAAGGATCTCATCGTTTCGGGAGAGGTGCCCGAACAGGTGCTCGACGAGAGCGTGATGCGTATCCTTGAATTGAAGAATGATCTGGGATTGTTCGAGAACCCCCTCCGCGGCGCCGACGCGGAGGCCGAACGGACCGTGGTCATGAGCAAGCAGCACCGCGATGCGGCAAGACGGGTCGCCGAGGAATCCATGGTGTTGCTGAAGAACGATGACGCCACGCTTCCGCTGGATGCGTCCCGAAAGATTGCCTTGCTGGGTCCCGCTGCGAAGTCCACCGATCTCTTGGGTGCATGGTCGTGGAAAGGTCAGGAAGACGATGTCGCGGCCCTCGACGTGTCGTTGCGCGAGGCGGGCATCCAGGTCAGCACGGTCGATGGCGATTTCGATTATCTTCAGCCCTCCGATCAGGCCGTCGAAGAGGCCGTGAGGGTGGCCAAGGATGCGGATGTCGTCGTTCTGGCCCTTGGTGAGCCTTCATACATGAGCGGAGAGGCGTCGAGCCGTTCCGATATTCGTCTGCCGCAGGCACAGCTCGACCTGTTCAAGGCCGTTGCCGCGGTGAACGACCGGATCATCGTGACGCTGTTCAACGGACGTCCCCTGGACCTGAGCGACATTCAGTCGGCGAAGGCCATTGTGGAGGCATGGTTCCCGGGCACCGAGGGCGGTCGGGCGTTGGCCGACGTGCTGACCGGTGCTGTGAACCCATCCGCGAAGTTGACGATGTCCTTCCCCGTGAGCGTCGGACAGGTGCCGATCTACTACAACGTCGACAATACAGGCCGCCCGTATGAGAACGATCCCGAGGGCAAGTACGTCTCGAAGTATCTCGATGTGTCGAATTATGCGGCATACCCCTTCGGTTTCGGACTGAGCTACAGCAAGTTCGAGTATGGAGAGGTCAAAGTCGAGGACCATGAATTCGACGCCGACAATCCGCTGAAGGTCAGTGTCGAGCTGCGCAATGTTTCGGAGCGCGAGGGCACGGAAATCGTGCAGTGCTACGTCCACGATCTTGTCGGGGAAGTGGTGCGGCCGATCAAGCAGCTCAAGGGCTACGAACGCGTGACACTCGCCGCAGGCGAGAGCAGGACCGTCACCTTCACCATCACCGAGGAGGATGTCCGCTACGTTCATGCCGATTACGAGCTGGACAGCGATCCCGGTGATTTCGATGTGATGGTCGGCCCCAACAGCCGTGACCTGAGCAAGGCTGTCCGCGTGCATCTCTTCTGA
- a CDS encoding Dps family protein, translated as MALQFTVPGLDEAASEKIISILQNRLSQEQEAALVLKHAHWNVTGPNFIAVHEMIDPEVEAVLAQADETAERIATLGGSPDGRPDAILRNRSWKGIDLTGRHSTESFLKALVEYYDSFIADDRKAIAELDELDVISSNIVQDHVQELEKFQWFMRSHLV; from the coding sequence ATGGCATTGCAATTCACCGTTCCGGGATTGGATGAAGCGGCTTCCGAGAAAATCATTTCCATTCTGCAGAATCGCCTGAGCCAGGAGCAGGAGGCTGCTCTGGTACTCAAGCATGCACACTGGAATGTCACCGGACCGAACTTCATCGCCGTACATGAGATGATCGACCCCGAAGTGGAGGCCGTTCTCGCACAGGCGGATGAAACCGCAGAGCGCATCGCCACCCTGGGCGGCTCGCCTGACGGCCGTCCTGACGCGATTCTTCGCAACCGCTCCTGGAAGGGCATCGACCTGACCGGCCGTCACTCCACGGAAAGCTTCCTGAAGGCTTTGGTCGAGTACTACGACTCCTTCATCGCCGACGACCGCAAGGCCATCGCAGAGCTGGATGAGCTGGATGTCATCAGCTCGAATATCGTCCAGGATCACGTGCAGGAGCTCGAGAAGTTCCAGTGGTTCATGCGCTCACACCTCGTGTGA
- a CDS encoding hemolysin family protein, with protein MSLWLNVVLIIVFLLIGAVFSGTELALVSLRSSQVERMEQEDARGARVGKIARDPNTFLSTVQIGVTLSGFLSSSVGASSIAPFLIPVFESWGVPVNFASPLVTVVLTIVIAYFSIVVSEMVPKRIAMQRGEQIARAAVPAIDIFSRVCRPLIWLIGKNTNGLVRMLGFDPQQAETQVSDDELRVLVSSNTRLSKDERTILDDVFDASETIVAEVMRPRADVVFLDGDMPLAEAAAFVRNEPYSRYPVSGKDFDDVLGFVHVRDLLDIRDPQAATVRDVVREGISLPGTSKLLPSLELLRKRGIHLAVVIDEYGGTDGIVTLEDMTEELVGDIRDEYDLPDDHPAKKEPQHAFVNGAVTVEGGMTLQDFADLTGIELEDGPYETVAGFFLAHTGRMGEIGEVLHSDGGYDMTVTKVDGRRIGSIEVTRREDPQALEGITVPA; from the coding sequence ATGTCACTATGGCTTAATGTTGTTCTGATTATTGTATTTCTACTTATCGGAGCCGTGTTCTCGGGTACCGAACTCGCGCTGGTCTCTCTGCGCAGCTCGCAGGTGGAGCGCATGGAGCAGGAGGACGCCCGCGGTGCACGCGTAGGCAAAATCGCCAGGGACCCCAACACCTTCCTCTCGACCGTGCAGATCGGCGTCACGCTTTCGGGCTTTCTGTCCTCGTCGGTGGGTGCGTCCTCGATAGCACCATTCCTGATTCCGGTGTTCGAAAGCTGGGGCGTCCCGGTGAATTTCGCATCCCCGCTGGTCACGGTGGTACTTACCATAGTCATCGCCTACTTCTCCATCGTGGTCTCGGAGATGGTCCCCAAACGCATCGCCATGCAGCGCGGAGAGCAGATCGCGCGTGCCGCCGTTCCTGCAATCGACATATTCTCACGCGTCTGCCGTCCTTTGATCTGGCTCATCGGCAAGAACACCAACGGTTTGGTACGCATGCTCGGCTTCGACCCGCAGCAGGCGGAAACCCAGGTGAGCGATGATGAGCTGCGCGTCTTGGTATCTTCCAATACCCGTCTGAGCAAGGATGAACGCACCATCCTGGATGACGTGTTCGACGCTTCGGAAACCATTGTCGCCGAGGTCATGCGCCCGCGTGCCGATGTCGTGTTCCTCGACGGGGACATGCCGCTGGCGGAAGCGGCAGCTTTCGTTCGCAACGAACCGTATTCCAGGTATCCCGTCAGCGGGAAGGACTTCGATGACGTACTCGGTTTCGTCCACGTCCGCGATCTTCTTGACATCCGTGACCCGCAGGCTGCCACCGTGCGCGATGTGGTGCGCGAAGGCATCTCTCTGCCCGGCACATCCAAACTGCTGCCCAGCCTGGAGCTGTTGCGAAAACGCGGCATCCATCTGGCCGTAGTCATCGATGAATACGGCGGAACAGACGGCATCGTCACCCTTGAGGACATGACCGAGGAGCTTGTCGGCGACATACGCGACGAATATGACCTTCCGGACGACCACCCGGCGAAGAAGGAGCCGCAACATGCCTTCGTCAATGGCGCTGTGACGGTGGAGGGCGGGATGACCCTGCAGGATTTCGCGGATCTCACCGGAATCGAACTGGAGGATGGCCCATACGAAACAGTGGCCGGGTTCTTCCTTGCGCATACCGGCCGAATGGGCGAAATCGGCGAGGTCCTCCATTCCGATGGCGGTTACGATATGACGGTCACCAAGGTCGACGGACGACGCATAGGGAGCATCGAAGTGACACGACGCGAAGACCCGCAGGCGCTGGAGGGCATAACCGTTCCCGCCTGA
- a CDS encoding carbonic anhydrase: MLAGNRRFSQGEAEHPWQDKESREQLIDGQHPFATVLSCSDSRVPPEIVFDQGLGDLFTIRTAGEILDEAVVASLEFSVQALHVNLIVVMGHEHCGAVESAIQGLKLGKAEDSDSIVVRQVGASVLAAQDSDLDTTDDYERVHVARTIEQLVDRSSILRDAVASEQIMIVGARYLLTTGKVEVLSF, from the coding sequence ATGCTTGCAGGCAATCGCCGTTTCTCGCAGGGCGAAGCGGAGCATCCCTGGCAGGACAAGGAAAGCCGCGAACAGCTCATAGACGGCCAGCATCCTTTCGCAACCGTGCTCTCCTGCTCCGATTCGCGAGTACCTCCTGAAATCGTCTTCGATCAGGGACTCGGCGACTTGTTCACCATTCGTACGGCAGGCGAGATTCTCGACGAAGCGGTCGTTGCCTCGCTGGAGTTTTCAGTGCAGGCACTGCATGTGAATCTGATCGTGGTGATGGGCCATGAACACTGTGGCGCCGTCGAATCCGCAATCCAGGGTCTGAAACTCGGCAAGGCCGAGGATTCGGACTCGATTGTCGTACGTCAGGTAGGCGCTTCGGTGCTTGCGGCACAGGACTCCGACCTCGACACCACGGACGACTATGAGCGCGTTCATGTGGCTCGCACCATCGAGCAGCTGGTGGACCGATCCTCCATACTGAGGGATGCGGTCGCCTCCGAGCAGATCATGATCGTCGGGGCACGCTACCTCCTCACCACGGGCAAGGTCGAGGTGCTCTCCTTCTGA
- the ahpC gene encoding alkyl hydroperoxide reductase subunit C: MTLLQHELTDFTVQSYQNNEFHEVTKEDVLGHWSVFFFYPADFTFVCPTELEDLAEKYADFQKAGCEVYSVSCDTHFVHKAWHDANEKIAKIAYPMLADPTATLAKDLDTYNEADGTAERGDFIVSPEGKVVAYEVISSNVGRNAEEILRRVQASQFVYAHGDQVCPAKWEPGDETIAPSLDLVGQL; this comes from the coding sequence ATGACGCTGCTGCAGCATGAGCTGACAGATTTCACTGTGCAGTCATACCAAAACAACGAGTTCCACGAAGTCACCAAGGAAGACGTGCTCGGACACTGGTCCGTGTTCTTCTTCTATCCTGCGGACTTCACCTTCGTATGTCCTACCGAGCTCGAAGACCTCGCCGAGAAGTACGCTGACTTCCAAAAGGCCGGTTGCGAGGTGTACTCAGTGTCTTGCGATACGCACTTCGTGCACAAGGCCTGGCATGACGCCAACGAGAAGATCGCCAAGATCGCCTATCCGATGCTGGCCGACCCGACCGCGACGCTTGCCAAGGACCTCGACACCTATAACGAGGCCGATGGCACCGCCGAGCGCGGCGATTTCATCGTCAGCCCCGAAGGCAAGGTTGTGGCCTACGAAGTCATCTCCTCGAATGTGGGTCGTAATGCCGAAGAGATTCTGCGCCGCGTCCAGGCATCGCAGTTCGTCTATGCGCATGGCGACCAGGTCTGCCCGGCCAAGTGGGAGCCAGGCGATGAGACCATCGCTCCCAGCCTTGACCTCGTTGGTCAGCTCTGA
- a CDS encoding FAD-dependent oxidoreductase, whose protein sequence is MTQGSAATTAAKTTDPDLYDVVVIGGGPAGLTAGLYLARARYRTLILEKEDFGGQITITAEVVNYPGIAKTTGKALTDTMHAQAKDFGAEFKSAEATGIDIEGDVKVVHTNRGDIRTFGVLIASGASPRKLGFQGENEYAGRGVAYCATCDGEFFTGKEVLVVGGGFAAAEESVFLTKYASKVTLLVREEDFTCDAGVAQEAKDDPNIEIHYHTELDEVSAGQGGLTEATIHDVHTGESKLWKPSTSDTFGVFVFAGYVPQTSVVKGLVDLDDYGYVITDTHLQTSVEGIYAAGDLCQKHLRQVVTATADGASAAVELERYASQLSDKTGLLPVRPTGSKSNKETTSTPAGTSPAPAPTPQATDSAKAAQGASAVFSDDVKAQLSMVFSRLVKPAVLQLELDGTPLSKELRGFISEVVAISGGKLSSVVSDDVASVDDEGKASFDPAGVLPVARPCVRICTTDADGSLHPTGLAFHGVPSGHEFNSFVLGIYNAAGPGQPLEDDVKERIAELSKPVDVMLLVSLTCTMCPETVLSSQRIAAANPKVRAEAYDVSHFPELKEQYGVMSVPCIVINRDDGSQTVEFGKKSVPQMLDLIGA, encoded by the coding sequence ATGACACAAGGAAGTGCTGCGACTACAGCGGCCAAAACAACTGATCCCGATCTCTACGATGTGGTGGTCATCGGAGGCGGTCCTGCGGGTCTGACCGCAGGACTGTATCTTGCACGTGCCCGTTACCGCACGTTGATTCTCGAGAAAGAGGATTTCGGCGGCCAGATTACCATCACCGCCGAAGTGGTGAACTATCCCGGTATTGCGAAGACCACAGGCAAGGCGCTCACCGATACGATGCACGCCCAGGCCAAGGATTTCGGAGCCGAGTTCAAAAGCGCCGAAGCCACGGGAATCGACATCGAGGGCGATGTCAAAGTCGTGCACACCAACCGCGGCGACATTCGCACCTTTGGCGTACTGATCGCCAGCGGTGCGAGTCCACGGAAACTCGGTTTCCAAGGTGAGAATGAGTACGCCGGTCGCGGTGTGGCATACTGCGCCACCTGCGATGGTGAGTTCTTCACGGGTAAGGAAGTGCTGGTCGTCGGCGGTGGGTTCGCCGCCGCCGAAGAGTCCGTGTTTCTGACGAAATATGCGAGCAAGGTGACCCTGCTCGTACGCGAGGAGGATTTCACCTGCGACGCCGGTGTGGCCCAGGAAGCCAAGGACGACCCGAATATCGAGATTCACTACCACACGGAGTTGGATGAGGTCTCAGCAGGTCAGGGAGGACTCACCGAAGCCACGATCCACGACGTGCATACCGGTGAATCGAAGCTGTGGAAACCATCCACCAGCGACACCTTCGGCGTCTTCGTGTTCGCCGGATACGTGCCGCAGACGAGTGTTGTCAAGGGTCTTGTGGACCTCGATGACTACGGATACGTGATTACCGACACCCATTTGCAGACTTCGGTCGAGGGCATCTATGCAGCAGGCGACCTCTGTCAGAAGCACCTTCGTCAGGTGGTCACAGCCACCGCCGACGGTGCGTCCGCAGCAGTCGAGCTTGAGCGCTATGCCTCGCAGCTCTCCGATAAGACCGGGCTGCTCCCCGTTCGTCCCACAGGTTCCAAGAGCAACAAGGAAACCACATCGACCCCTGCGGGCACGTCGCCTGCACCCGCACCGACGCCGCAGGCCACGGATTCAGCCAAGGCCGCGCAAGGCGCTTCCGCAGTGTTCTCCGACGATGTCAAGGCACAGCTCAGCATGGTGTTCTCACGGCTGGTGAAGCCTGCCGTGCTGCAACTCGAGCTGGATGGCACGCCGCTGTCCAAAGAGCTTCGAGGATTCATATCGGAAGTCGTCGCGATCAGCGGCGGCAAGCTCAGCAGTGTGGTCAGCGATGACGTCGCATCGGTGGACGACGAAGGCAAGGCCAGCTTCGACCCCGCAGGAGTGCTGCCGGTCGCCAGGCCATGCGTGCGTATCTGCACAACCGATGCCGATGGCAGTCTGCATCCTACGGGACTGGCGTTCCACGGCGTGCCGAGCGGACATGAGTTCAATTCCTTCGTGCTGGGCATCTATAACGCCGCAGGTCCGGGTCAGCCGCTCGAAGATGACGTCAAGGAACGTATCGCCGAACTTTCCAAGCCTGTCGATGTGATGCTCCTGGTGTCTCTGACCTGCACGATGTGCCCTGAAACGGTGCTCTCCTCGCAGCGTATCGCCGCCGCCAACCCCAAGGTGCGTGCCGAGGCCTATGATGTCTCGCACTTCCCTGAGCTCAAGGAACAGTACGGGGTTATGAGCGTGCCATGCATCGTCATCAATCGTGACGACGGTTCCCAGACGGTCGAATTCGGTAAGAAGAGCGTTCCGCAAATGCTTGATCTTATCGGAGCATAG
- a CDS encoding OFA family MFS transporter codes for MTLLPDNRWVRAVIPALLLHISIGTVYCWSVFKQLIADELKVSPGTIEWGFSLAIFFLGMSAAFLGPMVERDIKKSALISTICFVVGFAGTGVSIAMHFVPGVFIFYGAVMGVGLGIGYLTPVKNLMLWFSSNKGMATGIAVAGFGLAKAIASPVMEFLIESFGLVNMFYILSVVYAIMMLGGFLLIKRPQGYVYEKPSSATNRRALLKKPLFWGIWIAFYLNITCGLALISQEKDILKDLLHQLPQYAGMSASEFSLAITGIIGTVLAVDAVFNAVGRLGFATLSDHMKRRESSYKIIFIMSIAVCALQLVTNSIGNALLWAVLAMLFLINAGYGGGFSTLPVLLDQHFGIKAVSTTHGLTLSAWAIAGLSGNQLASFVVSHASDQAHRYAAVIPVITVLYAVALLSIWLVSRVNVPHKVVAQS; via the coding sequence ATGACATTGTTGCCGGATAATCGCTGGGTTCGTGCCGTCATACCCGCTTTGTTGCTGCACATTTCCATAGGAACCGTCTATTGCTGGAGCGTATTCAAGCAGTTGATCGCAGATGAGCTCAAGGTCTCCCCCGGAACCATCGAGTGGGGTTTCTCATTGGCGATTTTCTTCCTGGGCATGTCCGCCGCCTTCCTCGGGCCGATGGTCGAAAGGGACATCAAGAAATCCGCGCTGATCTCCACCATCTGCTTCGTTGTCGGTTTCGCCGGGACCGGTGTCAGCATCGCCATGCATTTCGTTCCGGGTGTATTCATTTTTTACGGGGCGGTCATGGGTGTCGGCCTTGGCATCGGCTATCTGACGCCGGTGAAGAATCTGATGCTATGGTTCTCGAGCAACAAGGGCATGGCGACGGGCATCGCGGTCGCCGGCTTCGGTCTGGCCAAAGCCATCGCCAGTCCGGTCATGGAATTCCTCATCGAATCCTTTGGGCTGGTCAACATGTTCTATATCCTCTCGGTGGTGTACGCCATCATGATGCTCGGCGGCTTCCTGCTTATCAAACGTCCGCAAGGCTATGTCTATGAAAAGCCGTCCTCGGCGACCAACAGACGCGCACTGCTCAAGAAACCACTGTTCTGGGGAATCTGGATTGCCTTCTATCTGAACATCACCTGCGGTCTTGCGCTCATTTCCCAGGAGAAAGACATTCTCAAGGACCTCCTTCACCAATTGCCACAGTATGCGGGCATGTCCGCCAGCGAGTTCTCTCTGGCCATCACCGGCATCATCGGCACCGTTCTGGCAGTCGATGCGGTATTCAACGCGGTCGGGCGCCTGGGCTTCGCCACGCTCTCAGACCACATGAAACGCCGCGAGAGCAGCTACAAGATCATCTTCATCATGTCGATTGCCGTATGCGCCTTGCAGCTGGTCACCAACAGCATCGGCAATGCCTTGCTTTGGGCCGTTCTGGCCATGCTCTTCCTCATCAATGCCGGTTACGGCGGCGGATTCTCGACGCTGCCGGTGCTGTTGGACCAGCATTTCGGCATCAAGGCCGTGTCAACGACCCATGGTCTGACCCTCAGCGCCTGGGCAATCGCCGGACTTTCGGGCAACCAGCTGGCTTCCTTCGTGGTGTCGCATGCCTCGGATCAGGCTCACCGCTACGCAGCGGTCATTCCTGTGATTACCGTGCTCTATGCCGTCGCACTGCTGTCCATATGGCTCGTTTCCCGCGTCAACGTGCCTCATAAGGTGGTCGCACAGTCATAA
- a CDS encoding S66 family peptidase → MRSFKSLPKARRGDRIAVISPAFAAPAVAPSVHEQALRRLSESTGLIPVEYPTTRQLGASAEARAADIEAAFADPDIRAVMATIGGDDQITVIAHIDPSVIAANPKPFFGYSDNTNLHNLLWNSGVPSFYGGSTQVHLGAGPRVDDIHLRSLRAALIEGGSIELTQTAESEDFGIPWENPRALTEFGRREATEPWEWAGPQKTVTARTWGGCIEVIDEIAMAGRMPSLADLEGVILLLESSEELPSALAVKRWLRSLGERGLLQAAVGVLVARPPVSELSAPMPSAEERSALRHEQRDAILGQIAIYNPQAVVCVGVPFGHTRPQWIIPHGGTITLDGANRTVIADYDV, encoded by the coding sequence GTGCGCTCTTTCAAATCCCTGCCCAAAGCCAGACGGGGCGATCGCATTGCGGTCATATCCCCGGCATTCGCCGCTCCAGCCGTTGCACCTTCCGTGCATGAGCAGGCCCTGCGCCGACTGTCCGAGTCAACGGGTCTGATTCCGGTGGAATATCCCACTACACGACAGCTTGGCGCCAGCGCCGAAGCACGTGCCGCCGATATCGAAGCAGCATTCGCGGACCCGGATATTCGCGCTGTGATGGCCACAATCGGCGGCGATGACCAGATCACCGTCATTGCACACATCGACCCCTCCGTCATCGCCGCCAATCCAAAGCCGTTCTTCGGCTACAGCGACAACACCAATCTTCATAACCTGCTTTGGAATTCGGGAGTCCCCAGTTTCTATGGCGGGTCGACCCAGGTTCATCTCGGCGCAGGGCCACGAGTGGATGACATTCATCTGCGCTCCTTGCGAGCCGCGCTCATCGAAGGCGGCAGCATCGAACTCACCCAAACGGCCGAATCCGAGGATTTTGGAATCCCTTGGGAGAATCCAAGAGCGCTGACTGAATTCGGGAGGCGCGAAGCCACGGAACCGTGGGAGTGGGCCGGCCCGCAGAAAACCGTCACTGCTCGCACGTGGGGCGGTTGCATCGAGGTGATAGACGAGATTGCGATGGCCGGGCGAATGCCTTCGCTAGCCGACCTTGAAGGAGTGATTCTTCTGCTGGAAAGCAGCGAGGAGCTGCCCTCCGCCCTAGCCGTGAAACGTTGGCTTCGATCCCTTGGTGAACGTGGCCTGCTCCAAGCGGCTGTTGGTGTCCTCGTAGCTCGGCCACCAGTTAGCGAGTTATCCGCGCCGATGCCATCCGCTGAGGAACGGTCAGCCCTGCGTCATGAGCAACGCGACGCGATTCTCGGCCAAATAGCCATCTACAATCCCCAAGCCGTGGTGTGCGTCGGGGTGCCATTCGGCCATACCCGACCCCAGTGGATCATCCCGCATGGCGGCACCATCACACTCGACGGTGCGAACCGGACCGTGATCGCCGACTACGACGTATAA